The following are from one region of the Bacillus methanolicus MGA3 genome:
- a CDS encoding MSMEG_0568 family radical SAM protein has protein sequence MSSIEKVKQEAVNVDRLESLLVDLQNKGLRTEGLTKGGRRGGAGPTDDQAFLVQGQAVMIPTLNGPAEHSPYSLAQGSSGLMLQYEGKSLPFTFLEAVRRPKFYELSTKDGIPYNKIAVLHGADVLASTVIQSCIRWAPGKRCKFCAIGHSLEQGSTIAQKKPEQLAEVVKAAEELDGIKHITLTTGTPNETDRGALYLAECVRSIRKVSQLPIQVQCEPPNDDSLYQVLKDAGANSIGLHVESFDEEVRKKVMPSKSQISLEVYFRAFEKAVSVFGRNQVSTYVIIGLGEDLEKTVEGCRRAARLGVYPFVVPLRPLRGTELENAAPPSSDLMLEVYRRVAAVLQEENLSSANSMAGCAKCGACSALPLFEKSG, from the coding sequence ATGAGCTCAATTGAAAAAGTGAAACAAGAAGCCGTGAATGTTGATCGCTTGGAATCCTTGCTGGTGGACCTTCAGAATAAGGGTTTGCGCACTGAGGGACTTACAAAAGGAGGCAGAAGAGGGGGAGCCGGACCAACAGATGATCAAGCTTTTCTGGTCCAGGGACAGGCTGTTATGATCCCTACGCTGAATGGTCCGGCAGAACATTCTCCTTATTCGTTAGCTCAAGGATCCTCCGGTCTGATGCTTCAATATGAAGGGAAGTCATTGCCGTTCACTTTTCTGGAAGCTGTTCGGCGGCCTAAATTTTATGAATTAAGTACAAAGGATGGAATTCCCTATAACAAAATTGCCGTCCTTCACGGAGCAGATGTCCTGGCAAGCACCGTCATTCAAAGCTGTATCCGCTGGGCGCCGGGTAAACGATGCAAATTTTGCGCCATTGGCCATTCTTTGGAGCAAGGAAGCACCATTGCCCAGAAAAAACCGGAGCAGCTTGCCGAAGTGGTGAAAGCAGCGGAAGAGCTTGATGGAATTAAGCACATTACGTTAACGACAGGCACACCGAACGAAACAGACCGTGGGGCTCTGTATTTGGCTGAATGCGTAAGAAGCATCCGCAAAGTCAGCCAGCTCCCTATTCAAGTTCAGTGCGAGCCTCCGAATGACGATTCATTGTATCAAGTATTAAAAGATGCCGGCGCCAATTCAATTGGCCTCCATGTAGAGTCATTTGATGAAGAAGTCCGAAAAAAGGTGATGCCGTCCAAGTCCCAGATTTCGCTTGAAGTGTATTTCCGAGCATTTGAAAAAGCGGTGTCTGTCTTCGGCAGAAATCAGGTAAGCACATATGTCATTATCGGACTTGGAGAGGACTTGGAAAAAACGGTGGAAGGTTGCCGAAGGGCAGCCAGGTTAGGTGTCTATCCATTCGTTGTTCCGCTTCGTCCACTTCGTGGAACGGAGCTGGAAAACGCGGCCCCTCCATCGAGTGATTTGATGCTTGAAGTTTACCGCCGCGTGGCCGCTGTACTTCAGGAAGAGAATTTATCCTCTGCAAACAGCATGGCCGGATGCGCTAAATGCGGTGCTTGTTCCGCTCTTCCATTATTCGAAAAATCAGGATAA
- a CDS encoding YjcZ family sporulation protein codes for MNNVFALIVVLFVLIIIVGCSCFGGYGGY; via the coding sequence ATGAATAACGTATTTGCGTTAATCGTTGTCTTATTCGTTCTAATCATCATTGTAGGATGTTCTTGCTTTGGCGGCTATGGAGGTTACTAA
- a CDS encoding YjcZ family sporulation protein produces MCGCGCGRGYGGYGYGGYGGGFNFALIVVLFILLIIVGASIWSSY; encoded by the coding sequence ATGTGTGGCTGCGGATGTGGTAGAGGTTATGGTGGTTACGGCTACGGTGGATACGGTGGTGGCTTTAACTTTGCGTTAATCGTCGTATTGTTTATTCTATTGATCATTGTGGGTGCAAGTATTTGGAGTAGTTATTAA
- a CDS encoding PLP-dependent aminotransferase family protein, translating to MEWRPDRASEVPLYKQIANYLESRILNGEFPPGSRLPSERVLANQWKVNRSTVNCAFEELRSAGLVSRIVGRGTVVIRNLPGSGTKQFPNWDMYVKQGYYPPNNPVNQNIYRFIRADEPMINFAIGELSSDLQPVELMKEAYSSIELNNDLGYEHIQGNITLRETISEHMKTYRKIESTPSSLLITSGAQQAIHLIIRGLLKPGDSVAIEDPSYAYSLPIFHSEGLHTHLLPVQNNGIDPDQIITLHKRYRLKMLFLNPTYQNPTGTTLDLERRRRILEICSKFGIAIVEDDPYSITGYDGTSIPSMKSMDKEGLVLYVSSLTKIIASGLRIGWILGPQTVINHLADVKQQFDFSHPSLPQLIAAKLLSSKHFDEHIMHLREGLKIKRDLTIRSLEKELKGIISFSVPEGGIHLWCKLNDEEIDENLLFKESLKKGVVFAPGSTLGSKHNYIRLTYSRVETNCISEGIQLLAQSLRELE from the coding sequence ATGGAGTGGAGACCAGATAGAGCAAGCGAAGTCCCTTTATATAAACAAATCGCTAATTATTTGGAATCCAGAATTTTAAACGGTGAATTTCCACCTGGGAGCCGCTTGCCTTCCGAACGGGTTTTAGCTAATCAATGGAAGGTTAACAGAAGTACGGTCAACTGCGCTTTCGAGGAACTGCGATCCGCCGGACTTGTGTCTCGCATAGTAGGCCGCGGAACAGTAGTAATCCGAAATTTGCCGGGGAGCGGGACAAAACAATTTCCTAATTGGGATATGTACGTTAAACAAGGCTACTATCCGCCAAATAACCCGGTAAATCAAAACATATATCGGTTTATTCGAGCGGATGAGCCAATGATTAATTTTGCTATAGGAGAGTTAAGTTCTGACTTGCAGCCTGTAGAATTAATGAAAGAAGCCTATAGTTCCATAGAATTAAACAACGATTTAGGCTATGAACACATACAAGGTAATATCACACTGAGAGAAACCATTTCCGAGCATATGAAAACATATCGAAAGATCGAATCTACTCCTTCTTCCCTTTTAATTACATCAGGAGCTCAGCAAGCCATTCATCTCATTATTCGAGGTCTGCTTAAACCCGGAGATTCAGTTGCGATTGAAGATCCTTCGTATGCCTACTCGCTTCCGATTTTCCATTCTGAAGGCTTACATACACATCTATTGCCAGTACAAAACAATGGAATTGACCCGGATCAAATCATCACACTGCACAAAAGATATCGCCTCAAGATGCTGTTCCTGAACCCCACTTACCAAAATCCTACAGGAACGACACTTGATCTTGAAAGAAGGCGCAGAATACTTGAAATATGCTCAAAATTCGGGATTGCCATAGTTGAAGATGATCCGTACAGTATTACCGGTTATGATGGTACAAGCATCCCCAGTATGAAATCAATGGATAAAGAAGGCCTTGTTCTTTATGTTAGCTCATTAACCAAAATTATCGCTTCAGGTCTTCGAATCGGCTGGATTTTGGGACCGCAAACCGTAATTAACCATTTAGCCGACGTCAAGCAGCAATTTGATTTCAGCCATCCCAGCCTTCCGCAATTAATTGCTGCAAAGCTGTTAAGTTCCAAGCATTTTGATGAACACATTATGCATTTGAGGGAAGGATTGAAAATAAAAAGGGACTTAACGATACGATCCTTAGAGAAAGAACTGAAAGGAATAATTAGCTTTTCTGTTCCGGAGGGAGGCATACATCTATGGTGTAAATTAAATGATGAAGAAATAGATGAAAACTTGTTATTCAAAGAGTCTCTAAAAAAAGGCGTCGTTTTTGCACCGGGAAGCACACTAGGATCGAAGCATAATTATATACGACTAACCTATAGCCGAGTAGAAACAAATTGCATCTCCGAGGGGATTCAGCTGCTTGCACAATCGCTGAGGGAGTTGGAATAG